Proteins encoded within one genomic window of Canis lupus familiaris isolate Mischka breed German Shepherd chromosome 12, alternate assembly UU_Cfam_GSD_1.0, whole genome shotgun sequence:
- the TSPYL1 gene encoding testis-specific Y-encoded-like protein 1 isoform X1, which yields METDPQGGEELAGREGAGAAAGPRRLSPDARMNPLEAIQLELDTVNAQADRAFQQLEHKFGRMRRHYLERRNYIIQNIPGFWVTAFRNHPQLAPMIRGQDAEMLRYVTNLEVKELRHPRTGCKFKFFFRRNPYFRNKLIVKEYEVRASGRVVSLSTPIVWRRGHEPQSFIRRSQDVVCNFFTWFSDHSVPESDKIAEIIKEDLWPNPLQYYLLREGVRRARRRPIREPVEIPRPFGFQSG from the coding sequence ATGGAGACAGACCCGCAGGGAGGGGAAGAGCTGGCCGGGCGGGAGGGTgccggggcggccgcggggccccGACGCTTGAGCCCGGATGCGCGCATGAACCCCCTGGAAGCCATCCAGCTGGAGCTGGACACGGTGAACGCTCAGGCCGACAGGGCCTTTCAGCAGCTGGAGCATAAATTTGGGCGGATGCGTCGTCACTACCTGGAGAGGAGAAACTACATCATCCAGAACATCCCGGGCTTCTGGGTCACGGCCTTCCGCAACCACCCGCAGCTGGCGCCCATGATCCGCGGCCAGGACGCAGAGATGCTGAGATACGTAACCAATCTGGAGGTAAAGGAGCTCAGGCACCCCAGGACCGGCTGCAAATTCAAGTTCTTCTTCCGAAGAAACCCCTACTTCAGGAACAAGCTCATCGTCAAGGAGTATGAGGTGAGAGCCTCTGGCCGCGTGGTGTCTCTGTCCACGCCCATCGTCTGGCGCCGCGGCCACGAGCCCCAGTCCTTCATTCGCAGGAGCCAAGACGTCGTCTGCAATTTCTTCACCTGGTTTTCAGACCATAGCGTCCCAGAGTCCGACAAGATTGCTGAAATCATCAAGGAGGATTTGTGGCCAAATCCACTGCAGTATTACCTGTTGCGCGAAGGAGTCCGTAGGGCCAGGCGTCGCCCAATTAGAGAGCCCGTAGAGATCCCCAGGCCCTTCGGCTTCCAGTCTGGTTGA